The genomic window TTGCCCTTGGTGCTGCCAAAGGCCTTGCTTTTCTTCATGAAGAAGCTGAAAGGCCAGTAATCTATCGGGACTTCAAGACGTCGAACATCCTGTTAGATGCGGTATGTCTAACATACTAGTAGATTCTGATTCTATTCATTGGATGCATTGTACCTATAAAAACCCATATGGTTTTAGTTCactattcttcttttgatgTTAAGTTATTTGACTCCTTTAGTAATTGCAACCCTGACATGGACTTAACAATGAAGAGGTGCTTATGTCTTTACATTACTGGTGTTAGTCTGCTATCAAATGACATAATAGTCtatgcatatttatttttgtatgaaCACGATAAGGATTAATCTctattttcactttcattttcatttttattttctttgtttgtagcCTTTAGATAAAGGTTGCACTAGCAGCACTAcctgcttttattttttcaccaATTCTTTTGATATGTAAAATTGTCTTTAGTTGAAGGACAAAGAAATTGAACATTTTTTCCTCTAGTGCAGTCCATTTCTAGATTCAACTTCCCCTTTTGTTCCTATTTCTCATGTAACATCTAAATGAGGCTTAGCTGCATATGAGAAAAAAAGTCATTCTTTCAcccttatttttgaaaaagctagCTGGCAGCTTTGATGTTTTCAAGTAACAAGGAAGTATGAATCTAACACCATTTCATTGTCTTATTTAAATGTCCAAAATAGACAAACGGAAAATATTTCATATACAcataatgaaaaacattatatatatatatatatatatatgtatgtatgtatatgtgtatatatatatacagagagagcgAGTGTGGTAGGTGCTGGACAGTTAGATGTTAGATGGATGAGGAACAGGTAGCTATCAGACCTTTATATATCAGATTTGATAGGAATAATCTGGACCCTTGATTTCAAGAAAACCCGACAGTAGAGATTAAATTGCAAATGTGGaagtcaagttgtttttgaaGAGTCCGAAATGCCCCTCAAAAGTGATAAAGGGTTTCgtttaaggaaactcatttgtttccttcttattttctctctttcctcatTTTCAGGGTATTTTGGACTCTTGTAAAAAGTTAGCTCCTGtatttgcaacttaatctccaccatTTGATCTCTTTGTAATCGATGGTGTAGAATATTCCTATCAAAGTCTGGTATACGACAGACTGGTAGCTACTTGTTTCCCTATATTGCAACTTCTGTGTGAACACTCTTTTGTGGTTGTCTTTATTTGCTGTTGGCTTTCCGGTTCACAACTCATTTGCAAAATACCTTCCTTTAGGAATACAATGCCAAGCTCTCTGATTTTGGTCTGGCGAAAGATGGTCCTGAAGGTGATAAGACTCATGTTTCAACTCGAGTCATGGGAACTTATGGCTATGCAGCCCCTGAATATGTAATGACTGGTGAGTTTTAACCTTTTGTGCTTTCATGCTTCGACTTTATAttgcccttttctttcttttgcctacttattgttttctagAAACATATCTAAGCTTCTATTTCTATTTAAATTATTTGCTTTTAAGGTTGTTATCCTGCTTGGTGTTTGTTTCTTCTTGATGCTTGAAAATTCTGCTGCTAGGTTAATTTCTGAGCATCTAGAATTTTGTACGAACATGCTTAAACTTTTCACTATCCAGCTGGTTGCTGCTTAGCATTGACTGCAGTCACATTTAAAGTGGTCTTTGAGGGTCAAGGTTATTAGATAGGAGCTCATCATAGTTACCAATGTagaatattttcttatttgtaGTTGAAGTCTTGAAATGAGTTATTAAATTCTTAGTTTGTATCCTCAAATTTCATTTGTTATATGGATATTGTGGTTTCCTTTGTACATATGATCATAATGATTTTTACCTTTCATTAAGAGGTTAATCGAGACTTGCAAACATCATGTAAAAATCAAGTTAGGAATCAATGGACAGACAATCCCAATGTCTATTCTTCGTGGACAAGGAGATAATTCATATGAAATTATGAGTTCCTCTTCAAAGTAATAATTTAGAGTTTGGGATTTGATTATCCATCCATTTCTTTGATTGGTGGTATTCCGGGAATTCAATTCTAGCTGATGGTCTATGTTCAAGTTTTCAACTCATGGTGAATTTGTTCATGTTCTGTTTGTCATGATAAGTCTGAAGCTAAGCCCTTTCCAATTTTTAAACCTTCTGATCGGATCTTCCTCTGCAGGGCATTTGACGTCCAAGAGTGATGTCTACAGTTTTGGTGTTGTCCTTCTGGAGATGTTAACTGGCCGAAGATCTATGGACAAGAGCAGACCCAATGGCGAACACAATCTTGTGGAGTGGGCACGGCCTTACCTTGGTGAAAGGCGCCGTTTTTATCGCCTCGTGGACCCCCGGTTGGAAGGTCATTTCTCCATTAAAGGTGCACAAAAAGCAGCACAACTAGCAGCTCACTGCCTTAGTCGAGATCCGAAAGCTAGGCCGCTGATGAGTGAAGTCGTCGACTCCCTCAAACCCCTTATAAACCTCAAGGACATGGCCAGTTCCTCCTACAACTTCCAAGCATTCCAAGCAGAGCGTATTAGTGCTCATCTGCATGCAAGAAGCTCTAAAGGCCAAACTCATGCTTCAAGGAATGGTCCAGTAAGGACTCTGTCGAATGGAGCCCATGCTTCTCCGCACATGCGCTCACCGAAGGGTAAACAGCAATAgaatcctccttttcttcttacAGGATCATATCTGTAGGCTTTGAGATTGAATGGTCTATGCCATAGAGTTATGCGAGCGTTGGACGGCGGCATTAGTTTTGCCCTTTAATGTGGTTTTAGTTGTCAATCTTTTCATGGAGGAGGAAGTCAAGGAGGGGAATTGGCATAGCCTTGTACGCGTTATTGTTTGTTCTAACTGTGAAAATCTGCTAGTGCTTCAACGGTCCTTTGTCCTAAAGCGAGTAATTGTTTGCATCTTGGTCCTGCGTCCATGCGTGTGGTCATGTTAATGAATGCctgagagagagatgggggCAGAGGCTGGAAAAGATCATGATAAATTCTCAATGCGCTGGAAAGATCATGATAGATTCTCGGTAATGTATCCTGCAATTGATGTTGCATTGCTGGCGAGTTTTCTGCTATGATATACTATAAAATCCAGAAGAAGGTAAACCTCTCTCTGAATCTGCATATTATACAAAATCAAGCCTACCACTGGATCTTCTAACGTCTAAGATTGAAAGGGATCAGAATTAAACTTTTTATCTTTCGAGAAGCAACTTCGAAGAACTGAGATGACTTGAATAACAATATCCAACATGTAACATCGAAATCCACTGGAAACATCTGTTTTTATAGCAATGGCAGTTGGCACTGCCCTAGTGCGTGCGGTAATGTCTTTTGATATGCTATACAGCATAGCCTTTTCAATTATTCCTAAATTGCTGAGAGCAACTAGTCTTCTCCTGCATACCCCCTGTGCTGCTTCTGAAGATCCTTGCTGTTTCAAACGGCACGGTCGGGGCAACGATCATATAATTGGTTTACTTTTGCATATCGGAGAGGGGGCACACACTCAGCTTAGCTCCGGCAACATCTCTTGCTAGTTTGTCATGAAGTCTTTATTTCTCAAGGAGAATATACGAAGTCGTTGGAATTTTCAGCTTCATTTCAATCACAGATCAGTTGCCTTTTATACAGATTTTCGACTAAGCTGGCCCTTTGACGTGCTTTCAAAAATCTTGTCTGCATTGCCGACCTCAAAGCCATCGCGCCGGTGGAACTCCTTGATCTGTGTTAAAATACCATAAACACAACCATTAGATGAATCATGTCTGCAACTAATTGAAGCGCCTGTGGCCCCTATGTTGGTGAATAAGGACAAAATTAACGGTTGTATTATACTTTTATGCAAATCTGAAAGTAAATCTGGTAAGATAACTGTGGGACGAGTAGAAAAGAGAGGATGAAGAATTTCTCTGCATAACTTCTCAGCCTTCTTACCTCGAACAGAGGCATCTTATTTTAGCATAACCTTTGACAAATTTATGGGTgttttgacaacatgaaaaaaatgtactGACCTCATCTTCAGGCAAGTCGCTGTACTGTGGAAGCACCAGACGTTCTGCAAATTCGATGTATGAACATGGAACAGATTCCATGATATTGTCAGCAAAATGGAAGGATGTCGAATCTGCTACTGTAGAACTTTGCAACAGAAGCCCATCGGGGCTCACTGCTTCCAATAACAGAACACGCGCCAGAAGTTGACAGTCAGAACTTGCATGCGAACATCAGTTGGTTCAAGAAATTAATTTTCACTAAGAGGCAAACAAGCCATTTCTACACTTCCATCCAGCAATTAGGTATCGAACCAAGAAAAAGTGAGCACTTGTAGCCAAGTACTGACAATATAAGAAGTTCAACGAAATTAAATACTAGTACTGGATTATTTCTGGATTCTAGTAGTTTTCCAATGTTTAAGTGACAGATGTCCACAATGGCTGACACATCCACAACATGAATAAAGAACTAATAAATCAAACAATGAAACCATGAACAGATGAGACCAGGGGtccaacaaaaaaatgtataatCAATCACATTCTGCAAAGTCATGCAGAATATTTTATTCGTATGTACCCCACAATGCTTAAAGCACAGCACTGTAAATGGAGATTTTGACAATGTCCAAAGTTTCCTGCAATCTCCCTTCTAAATTGGAAGCAATTTCAAGAGGCTTCGGTGCAGGGGTGAGGCTGGCGCATAAGTTGCTCCTTAGATAATGTGATTGTGTGGGGACTTTGTCGAAGCCTGCTTCCATGTCCAGAAGTGTACAGACAGGCACATCAGCAATTTAGGCTAGTTTAGGTGCTAGAGTTATAACAAAGAAACTGTTTGCTGAGCCTATCTCATCCATCTTCTCTCTTAGTTGTATCACAATGCAATGTCATTGCAAGAAGGATATAGATTGGTAAGCACTAGAATCATGTGGTTACAGAAACAGAATGATGTACCGTCACAAGCTAAAATATGGACAACAAGAAAAGGCAGACATTCCAAAAGATGTACGATATAAAAGCAAAATAGTCCTCATTGAAGTCAATTTTCGTACCGGTACAACATAAATATATGAACTCAAGCACTTGACTagacataaacaaaaaacaGCATACAGGGGAAAAAGTTGATGTACAACCTTTTAGAAGGCCACCCTCAGAGTTTAATTTGAATCCACTCTCTTCAATGAACTTGTTGAGGTTTGCAATGTCCCTAATACTTGATTTAAGTTGATGAGTAGAAACTGTGACGTGATTGAGTGCATAGCCATTGACGAGTGTCCATGCAGCATATTCACTTTCCCTGGGTACCATCAAGAAGTTGGTGATTGCATGCAGAAAGCCAACACATAAGCCTGTAAATAGGAAAGCTTACACTAGAAACAAGGAAAAGTACATAGCTCTTACAGAAAAGGGGAGACGAAGGTTTGGAGTTAATCTACAACTATTGGTGATGTACAACAATGTTATTGACATAAAGTGTACCTAGATAGTTGTTGATAGTCAGCATATGTGGGCTTCCCCCATGTCAAAGACCCAATGGAACTTGCGGTGGCTGCATATCTGTTTCCACAAGAGGATGCACTGGtgtattttcttattatattcTGCACTTATCAAGGAAATATTGTTCAACAATTCCATTTTGATATGGGGCTCCAATATCACAACTACAATTGTCAAAAGATGAAGTGAGATGATTGTATGTAATGATTTGACAATATTGCTAAATGGAAACATAAGAAttgtaaaaaagaaatcagCAAGCTGAGGAATGTAGCGGCTTCAACAATCAGATCTTGACATGATTCTCAATATGTGAAAAACAATCAGacaacatgatttcaaatttaagGTTTCAAAATGGGAAATGTAATGAATCCTGTACAAAAAATAGCAATGCATTTAAGACAACCATTTGCTTTCAAACCCAGGCATCATTTTCCACCTTTGTGTCCAAAAAGTTCAATGAGGAAAATGCTCGGTTAAATGCAATTAGATAAACTTTCACTATCCTCGAAATATCTAGCAAGATGCAATGACTATTCTGCTGAAAATGTGCGACCAAACTAGGAACCCAACCAACATGATCACAACATGCCTGGGCTACATGCTGAGATGATTGAATAATCCATTAATTCTACAGACCTGAGATGCATCTATGCTGTTAGGCAGAGATTTTGCACCATGACAGTCTAGAAGATAATGACATCATATCATCAGGGGATACTTCAAATGGCTATCAACCAGCAAAATCAGGAGCAGCAAACATAGTTTTGCCATGTAAgcattttctttcctctccctttGTCACCCAAAAATGCATAGTGATCTTGTCACACTCGGATTTTCCAACACATGTGAAGGCACTCACAAGCATGTTTTAAAGCCATATATTAGGAAAATTTTCAGACTCGTAGCATATATGGACTACTGGCACAAATAAGTTTAGTTTCTGAACTGATACCTTTTGCACACTCAAATTATCAAGATTGGACAACGCAAGGATATTTTGGGACATAAAGAAACATGAAATCCATCTTCTTCATGATACCTTCATGCTATCCATGGCGCTAGCAGGAAACTGAAGCAGAACACACTTAAAACAGCCTATAATATATTCATCCCACAGTGTCCTCAAAATTAAATGACAGTGTTCATACTCATAACCTATGGCATGTGGTTCCTTTATGGAAGTTCGAATGATGGAGTTCAGAAGATAACCAAGTGAAGTTCTCCTTCACCGAAGATACTTGACAAAGGGAAACTTCAGAGCAATCCTCATTTACATCCATGAACGACAATTAGATAGTTCAtcagcaaatgaaaaaataactcGATCACATCATAATCCTTACACGGAATATATGCTTGTTAACCATACCTGAGCCTCCGAACTCATCTCGTCTACAAGAAGCTCTGAAATGAAGATTCTTGGCAATGGCCCCTCCACTCCATGAGTGTTAGGACGAACTGATGTATCAGGTGGAGAAAACCACAGTGCTCTCAACTTCTTTACGGGAAATTTCAATTCCTCACGGGGTTTGTAAccaaaatcaaggaacaacctTGCCATAGAATCAATGCCGTGGCCATCTACCTTCAAAGTGATAGGATATTCAAGCATTAAAAACATCACCCACTAATGGCGATGATAAAAGGTAAAGCCATGAAATGTAAGAACCAAAAAGTAGGAAGATAAACCTATGAAAGAGCAGAAACTAGTTCATACCCCAAAAGTCCTAAAAGCAAAGTGGTCATAACAAATGTTGTCACCAGAATATGAATGAACAAGTTCAAGAATAGCTTTTGCTGATGGATTCCGATTCAAGTAAACTCCCTCCATGCCTGCTAATACACTCCTAAAAAAGGGTTCGGAAATCTGCAATGTCAGACAGTTTAATTATTAGTATTCCATGAACTTCTAATCAAACCGTGCACCCAGATAACCTATAACGAAGCAGCTCTTGCTTCTAATGTATTTTCAACTATATGCAACCTGCTCCCCTTGTGCATGAACCACATTTACGTATATGGTGCTGTTCGCAGATATAAAAACTCATGACACTTGATAGTGAGGATAAGGAagta from Nymphaea colorata isolate Beijing-Zhang1983 chromosome 6, ASM883128v2, whole genome shotgun sequence includes these protein-coding regions:
- the LOC116256065 gene encoding serine/threonine-protein kinase PBL34-like, with protein sequence MGLGPGTVQVEAWEHVGKSRGRKKKDGVEDPGCWNFKIRFMGSCISSRSKVDSSISSTSTYYAESKSTNEGSRDQPTVPAGSSTTTSNPESSISTPNVGEDFKVASQLRKFAFNDLKYATRNFRPESLLGEGGFGCVFKGWIEENGTAPMKPGTGLTVAVKTLNHDGLQGHKEWLAEVNFLGDLVHPNLVKLIGYCIEDDQRLLVYEFMPRGSLENHLFRRSLPLPWNIRMKIALGAAKGLAFLHEEAERPVIYRDFKTSNILLDAEYNAKLSDFGLAKDGPEGDKTHVSTRVMGTYGYAAPEYVMTGHLTSKSDVYSFGVVLLEMLTGRRSMDKSRPNGEHNLVEWARPYLGERRRFYRLVDPRLEGHFSIKGAQKAAQLAAHCLSRDPKARPLMSEVVDSLKPLINLKDMASSSYNFQAFQAERISAHLHARSSKGQTHASRNGPVRTLSNGAHASPHMRSPKGKQQ
- the LOC116256066 gene encoding uncharacterized protein LOC116256066, producing the protein MESARISTILSLCSCLRKQTGVLATPPTLSLASRDARSLLLLQKPRASISATASRRNLSIVSETGRSPPPSEKISEPFFRSVLAGMEGVYLNRNPSAKAILELVHSYSGDNICYDHFAFRTFGVDGHGIDSMARLFLDFGYKPREELKFPVKKLRALWFSPPDTSVRPNTHGVEGPLPRIFISELLVDEMSSEAQNIIRKYTSASSCGNRYAATASSIGSLTWGKPTYADYQQLSRESEYAAWTLVNGYALNHVTVSTHQLKSSIRDIANLNKFIEESGFKLNSEGGLLKVSPDGLLLQSSTVADSTSFHFADNIMESVPCSYIEFAERLVLPQYSDLPEDEIKEFHRRDGFEVGNADKIFESTSKGQLSRKSV